One region of Sulfuricurvum sp. IAE1 genomic DNA includes:
- a CDS encoding type II toxin-antitoxin system YafQ family toxin yields MYIPEYHRFFKKDIERDRKSGKFSADDFTLLKEVMSTLLDSKMLDEKHKNHSLKGGWEGAYECHVKNDWLLIYQISGDSTTMTFIRLGTHAQIFKKFK; encoded by the coding sequence ATGTACATTCCTGAGTACCATCGATTTTTTAAAAAAGACATTGAGCGAGATAGAAAAAGTGGTAAGTTTTCAGCCGATGATTTTACGCTTCTAAAAGAAGTTATGAGTACGCTCCTTGATAGCAAAATGTTAGATGAGAAGCATAAAAACCATTCCCTCAAAGGTGGATGGGAAGGTGCGTATGAATGTCATGTCAAAAACGATTGGCTACTGATTTATCAAATAAGCGGTGACAGTACAACTATGACGTTTATTCGTTTAGGCACGCACGCACAGATATTCAAAAAGTTCAAATGA
- a CDS encoding type II toxin-antitoxin system RelB/DinJ family antitoxin, which yields MTGTAMTVRIDPEIKNKAAEYLKQMGLTTSEATRLFLHSVVLHKGLPFELRIPNDETEAAIQDVKKGKNIVKHTSAKELFDDLGL from the coding sequence ATGACTGGAACTGCAATGACGGTACGAATCGACCCTGAAATTAAAAATAAAGCAGCTGAATACCTGAAGCAAATGGGTCTGACTACAAGTGAAGCGACGCGTCTATTTCTACATAGTGTCGTGTTGCATAAGGGATTACCGTTTGAACTGCGTATTCCAAACGATGAGACTGAAGCTGCAATTCAAGATGTTAAAAAAGGTAAAAATATCGTCAAACACACCTCTGCCAAAGAACTATTTGACGATCTTGGTCTCTAA